The Euphorbia lathyris chromosome 4, ddEupLath1.1, whole genome shotgun sequence genomic interval CAGAAGATATTGCAATGGATGGAGCAGAGAACAACGAGGAAGTACCGGTGATTCCTACACTCCCTTCATTCTCTTCTATTTTGGCGAATATTCATTTTTTCTATTCAATTCACTGGCTAATTTTTCACCTTCTGATCGAATTAACATAAAACCCTTATTGGGTTTTGATGCGTTTATAAAACCCTAATTTGGGTGTTTACACTTTTTCCCCTGTAATCAATTGCAGGAGCTGGATGACATGAAGAAGCgcttgaaggagatggaggatgaAGCTGCTGCTCTGCGGGAAATGCAGGCCAAAGTGGAGAAGGAGATGGGTTCTTCTGCGCaaggtttttttattattatttttaaccttTTTTATAAGATACGCTAATATCTGAGCTTCGAAGAAAATTTTCTATGAATGATTCTTTTATGACATTTGATACATCATGGAGCCATAATGTGTCCCCAGAAACCTTTGATTGTATGTACTGCAAATGTGCATGTTCCTGTTTATGCATATATGTGTAACTTCTATAGATAAGTGTggattgtttttttcttttaggAGGAAGGGGGATGGGAGGGGGAAATGAATTTCTGTTACAATTTTATTTGTCTGAAGTTGCTATGTGAAGTTTCTCTGTGGACTGTGAAAGATGTTGCCAGTTTTTAGTTCTCCCTTACATTGTATGAGTGAAACTTGAGGCTTTATTATGTTGCAATTTTTTCCTAGTGTGTAAAGGTAAAGAATATTGGTCTAGTTTGTTAGGTTATCATAAATTACAGAACAACGTGATGAGCACAGTGTTGTGCTGTAATATCTTGAGTTTGGAGTTGAATTTCACATAATTTATTGTGAGATGGTAGGTTCTGCACCATGTAGGATTATGACTCTGAAATGGAATTTGTTCATATGTTGCCATTTGAACCTCAGATTTGGAGCTTCTAGATAGACATAAGACCGCATCCAATATTTGTTAGTCGTATGTTACTTCATTGTTATATAGAAACTAGACATATTTACAATTTTGTGAAAAGTGTTAGATATGAGAATGTTTCTGCATTTTTAAGTGCAACCACAAGAAAGATTCAAGAACAGTTATGATGTAGTGGACAGTCAGCATTAGTTATTCTGCCTAGGCACTGATGTAGACATAGACCAAAATTATCTTTCTGTTTATTTAGATATGCTCCTTGTATAGTATAATAATGATCCTAAAACGTTATGTCCTTAAAATATGCTGAGGAGTATAAAAACTGATCGCATTTATGCTTCGTTTACAATTGAAATGAGGTAAGTAATCATACTGCTGAAATGATTTTCATTCATTACTTTAATTTTTGTCTTCAGTGCCTTCCTTCTTATCCACTTTTATATGCAATTAGATACAGCTGGCACTGCATCTCAAGCGAGCAAAGAGGAAGTAGATTCCCGATCAGTGTTTGTTGGAAATGTGAGATTTCTTTTCCATTCTAACTATTATTTTGTGTTGTTACAAAAAACTTGAATATATATTATTCTAGTTGATAACACTATGTAGCACTTAATTGTTTTCTTCACATAGGTGCATGCATACAAGTTTTTATATTTCTTGTCCTCTAGCAAGTAGGTCATGTCATTATTCCTTTGAGCCATTCATTAGTTGCATGATTCTAGTACAAATTACTTTCCAGTCTACATGATTATCATGGATTTATATGGAAATATATTTggtttaaataccaacatgaCCCTCGAAGTGCAGACATGAGTCTCTATGAAGTCGGAAAAGGTCGAATCCGTCTCAACTTGCTAATTTCATGCAATTTGGGTTCTACAGTAAACTTATCCCCATGAGAAGCCCGTGTTTCCACTTCAGAGGTCAAAATGGTAATTAATCCATTAATTTTTTGTACATATTGCTGAAATAGGCTATAAATAAAAAGCTAATCCTTAAATTGGGTTTGGGGGGACTATATAGATCAATGATTTAATTCAAAtggattatataaaaaaaactgaagACCAGGCTGAAGTAATCCATGTTAATTTTGATCTAGCAAAACATTCTGATCCAAATCACAGCTGGTGAATATTCTTTCTTCATTTTGGGATGCTTCTGATGCTAAGGAAGGCTCGTCAGTCGAAGGATTGGCAATTCTGGTTTATCATTTTATTGTTAATTATGCACCATCTGTGTACACTTATAATTAATTAGTCTACTACAAAACCTTGGTAGTGATAAAATCAGGAGATCCTCTTACAACAGTGCAAAATAATAATTGCATCCTTGGCAAAATCAAACCAATCATGCAAGATGTACAGAACACCAGGGCTGTAGTGGACAAGTAAATGCTATTAAATCTTAGGTCATGGAGTGTTTAATACCAGCTTGATTATTGTTAGGACTGGATGAGTTGATACATATTGGACGTTATACAATTAATGGGACTTATGATTGAATCTTTCTAGTAAAGACGTAAGGTTCTTTTTATTGCATACATTGGTATAGGTCATTAATAACTTGAATAGAGATTGAATGTAAAGGCTGTGGTGAAAATTCTTTCTTCCAACACTTTTTTTGGCTCACTGTCCTCTTATATCATGTCCTATTGAAGGAAAATATATACTctccatttttaattataagTTGTTTAAGGtttatcaatttgttcttttttataTGACATTTTACCTATGTACTTTTGGCAAGTTTTTCTCAAAATTTTCCTTTATTGCCACAAAGAGAGAAGTTTAGTAGTAATGCAGGCAATCCTATAATTAGTTCATAGTAAtcaagaagaaagagaaatccAGCATGGGAAACATAGTTTTAGGATAGAATTGTTAAAGGTAAATCGTTCATTTGAACAGTCTAGTTAATACTCCTTTGATCCCGGTGAAAAATCTTAAACaacttttatgaaaaaaaatgagGGACTAGTATTTGAATAGCTACACAGCACAGTATTATTGAAGTCTGCATGCTACACTGAACTGAAATTTCTAATTCATGGAAATGGTTCTGATTCCATTCATTATGATGGCATGGTTGGTCTCCAGATTCTCTGCATGTTCTATTACTTCCCAAAAACCCCTAACCAAATAAAGTGTAGAATACTCAACTTTACATCAGGGTAGAACTGTTATTATGCCTACTAGCCATCAATGACCTTTAAGATGGATCCACACATTTTTCTAGATGCTTGTGAATGAGAAGCAATGGAGAAAAGATGAAGTGTATATGCACATAAGTTAGTAAAGGTTTAACATATAGCTAGAGTGCTGTTTATATTGAATGGAAAGCTTAGAAAGAATACCAGAAAAGAGAATGACGGAAGCAGCAAATCTTACAACACCATATTCTGTCTTTAAAGCTCTAGCATGCCAAGTTTTCTCATAAATCTTCAGCaaacatttttctttttttttttttattttaacatgagttgaatagttataaaaaaaaattatttcaacGAGTTGGAATTCTGGAAATGCAAACCTGGCTTATGAAATTGATCTGAAGGGATGTGTTGCATGAGAAAATATCATCAAAAGGCTCACTTTTGTATTTCCAGGTCTAGAGATTTTTTAAAATGGACCTTTCCTCTATCATTATTATCAACAAGAAGTACACAGTCTCTGGTTATGGCTTTCGGTTGGGGCTTCATCCTGGTAACCATGTCCGGATCGGTCATGACATGGATTATTTTCTATCCCAGatttttccttttccttgatTCGCAGGGGTTATCTGGTTCTTGGAGACTGTTTTCATTATTAGCTTTCTCTTGCATATCCCAAATAACTTTGTGCTTTTTTTAGTTGAATTTTCTTGATAAAAGGATTACTTATTTCTGCAGCTGTCAAACAATCATTTACTGAGATGTGCTGAATGTATGGAACTTGCACATCAAGTTATATAAGAACTGCAGAATGCATTTTTCTTAATATAAAATGTAACTACTTTTACTGGATTGATTGATTTAAACAGCTTTTTTCCCTTAttagtaaagtaaaaaaaaaaaaaaaaaaaaaagagagcaAAAGATGTTTGATTTTCTTATTCTAGCAGTTTTTGGTTACCTGGGCTTCAGTCTTTAGTATGCTCGGGTTGTTCTAAGCTATACAATCCTTCCTTTGACTTTCTTCTTTGACTACAATCGCAGGTCAGGCTCCATTCTTCAAGTTTCTGATCTAGTTCTGGGATTGGGTCAAAGTGTTTATGCTTTATGCGTGGGctgcttaaaaaaaaaaagttcatgcTAATGTGGGTAGATTAAATTATAggactgaattttttttttttcttttttggggGAGGGATGGAGgggggaagaaaaagaaaatctgAAGAGTTGCACAAcagtttgtaaaaaaaacaaaaaaaaaagaaagaaagaaaaagaaaaataaatgattaggaTGGGAAGGGGAGAACTGATAAAATGCTAAAATCTGTCTGAATCAGTGACTCATCATAAAAGAAAAGAACAGGGAGGATCAATTAAGCCAAAGGTTAGAAATGGAAATTGTTGGTAGAGGTAAGTACTTGAGTTGGGCTCAGTATTCGAGATGAAAAGTAATGGTTCAGAGATTCCTGAGCCTAACATCAAGCAGATATTCAGGAACGGTGGAAACTACATTGTACAAAGTACAAGCCCACAGTTCTGCTTGTGATGGAGGTTAATGCTCGGGGAATTTATAGGCATGTGCTGCTTATGGTGAGAGGTCTTTGATCTCCCTTTCTTTTCCTCATTTGGGATAGATAGGGATATCTGATTTCTTTCTGAATTTTGCTATTCATCTGCTCTCATACTCGGATGAGTGACTGaacaaatatattttaagaaccgAAATTTAAAACCAATATTAGCAAAATCAATCACTGGTACAACTGCAATGGAAACTTAATTATCTCatgattatttttttcaatGCTGATTTTATTGTGTCTGTCCATATCATCAGCCAAGTTAAGCAGTCTATAATAATGGTCAAATTCTGGTCCTAGGTTGTGATTAGATTTCACTGCCCAATCTAGATTTCAGCTATATGCTAAGATGATTACTTGTTTCATGGCCTATGCAAGATATGTCATCTAAATGCTGTATTGACATCGGATGTGTACTTCATTGTGTCGACACTAGTTTGTTGTAGGAAGTTGATAATGCAAAAAAATTATTGGTACGCCACAAGATTTTTATTAGTATGGAAAAACTTATACTACTTTTTCATGAATTTTATATGTTTGAGATCAAGCTGATGCTTGCAGTAGTGGAACTGAAATAGACTGCTTCATTGATTAGTCAATAGctataaataggatttgtaATTTACATTCCCTCACTTGTCCTTGCATTTCCAATATTTGTAGGTTGATTATTCATGCACCCCTGAAGAAGTGCAGCAACATTTCCAATCATGTGGGACTGTAAATAGGGTCACTATCCGTACTGACAAGTTCGGCCAACCAAAGGGTTATGCTTACGTGGAATTCCTTGAGGTAGAGGCTGTTCAAGAGGCTCTCCTTCTCAATGAGTCTGAACTGCATGGTCGCCAATTGAAGGTAAGGAATCCTTTTTCTTGTACTTGTCTACTTATTATATCTCTAGACTCTAGCACTCAGTGTTTGTCATTACTTACCCTCATAGTTGTTAATGGCAGCACCATGGCACAAGGCGCACAATTCCTCAAGACTGTGCGCCTTAACAACCCCTAAGGCAGTCAATGTTGCTTCGGCAACGCCAAGGCGCGCCTGGACAGGGTTATCATGGTGTGCCTTTTGTGTcacatgttattttttttagggtCTTATATTATTTACCCACATGGTCAATCTCCATCGTTGGATTAGACACATCTGGTAtccaaaaaaacaaacaaaaatataaGGAAAGAAGACACTTTCAAATTGAACAATCgcagaaaaaagaaatatagaGAGAAAGATGCATATGggaaacaaaagggaagaagCACACAACAACAGTAAAGACCAGAGAAAAAGAAGCAACCAAGGGCAGAACTTGAAGTTGGAGACTTTTGATAAGAAGTAACTATTAGTCAACTTAGTATTTACTATTTAGTTGAACACCGTAGCTTTAGAATACAAGGGCTTATTGCATGTTAGAATTTATGATtaagtattaaaaaaaatgattaagaaTATTGACCTGATTTCGTATTTTATTGCATTTTAATTTTCAAGTTTGCAATctcttatattttaaatattatcatGTATGGTGGTTctatttaattttattcttCTAGTTCGCCTTGTGTTGCTCAGGTGCGCGCCGGGGCCgtgcgccaaggctccaggatCCCCTTGTGCCGTAGTGCGCCTTGCGCCCTTAATAACTATGCTCACCCCACTTAACAGTTTAGCtgaaacacttttttttttgttctcttTTGTTTCTAAGAGGAATGACTTTCTGATTACTTTTGACTATTGCATTTATGTAGGTAACCGTCAAAAGGACTAATGTACCAGGGATGAAGCAGTTTCATCCTCGTCGTTCTAACCCTTACATGGGGTTTCCACCTAGGGGTGCGCATATGCCTCCTTATTTCTTCTCTCCGTATGGATATGGGTAATGCTTATTATGGAGCAATTTCATACTTTACAAATTAACTTAAATCCTCTGATTTTACATTGCTTGAATGATGAGTTTTTAACATGCTTCGGTCACCTGCAGGAAGGTCCCAAGATACAGAATGCCTATGCGTTACAGTCCTTATAATTGAAAGGCAAATTCGCTTGAGATTGATACATCGGACAAACAATTTAGTTTCCCTTGTATTTTGATAGACCATAATGTGTTTGGACAGTCAAATAGGATTGGTAGGAGTTTTGCCCGTTATATTTATGTGGTGGAGTAGAACACTTTACAAGTTTTTGGTACGACTCTCATGTTTGCATACAGAAACTTATTCTTGCTTAAATTTTTCTGCCGTTATTTTCTTTCCCTGCTACTTCTAGTTGTGTTATACATTAGTTTTAGCATGTTAATAGCCTGGCAAACATAAGAGGTGAGTTTGCAGACAATTACGCTTCCAGCAGATGTGGTTTTGTTAGCTGCGTCTGTCGCCGTAAACAGAGTAGATCATCATTGTTCTATATGAAAGCTTAATAACTTGGTGCCTTTTTTTCATAATCAGGCATTTTCCTGGATCCCTTATTAACGATAACGACAGCATGTGAAATCTTTTTGACCCTTTTCTCCGATGCTCTAGCTGGCGATGCTTGTGCTTTTGAACTTAgaacttttaattttaatacTAGTAACCATTAAGTATTtcttttttagggtaaattataaaactaaccCAATTTAGAGGGAATTTATGTATTTAGATCCATTACACCActtattacatatctagactatttcaATTTGGACTTTCTCGAAATAccttatatatataacacttagtcatttcttctttcattctttctttcttttgtgAATTCGTTTGGTCTCCCCGTGTGAATTCATTGACGATTTCGAGTGCTTTGGCGATTTCAATGGCATAGGTCGGAAAGAAGATAAGTATCTAATGTGTTAATTGCGATTTTGTTTTAGGGTTGGagttttctttgcttctttTGCTTTTTAACGATTTTGGTTTAGGGGTTAaggtgtttttattgttttttggtGTCATATCTTGCatgaattttgtttttttaggtatattttgcgTAATGTAACTAAGAAATGTCCCTATATTAGTGTAATGAGAGTTATTTCGCCAGAATCCCATTTCGCAGTTATGAGTTTGTTTCATAGTTGCTGCAAACTGAAAAGCTAAATCATTGCAGTTTGCTTCAATTGTGGAACAAATTCATGACCGCGAAGGTGATTTG includes:
- the LOC136226009 gene encoding polyadenylate-binding protein 2-like isoform X1; translation: MEAEDIAMDGAENNEEVPELDDMKKRLKEMEDEAAALREMQAKVEKEMGSSAQDTAGTASQASKEEVDSRSVFVGNVDYSCTPEEVQQHFQSCGTVNRVTIRTDKFGQPKGYAYVEFLEVEAVQEALLLNESELHGRQLKVTVKRTNVPGMKQFHPRRSNPYMGFPPRGAHMPPYFFSPYGYGKVPRYRMPMRYSPYN
- the LOC136226009 gene encoding polyadenylate-binding protein 3-like isoform X2: MEVNARGIYRHVLLMVDYSCTPEEVQQHFQSCGTVNRVTIRTDKFGQPKGYAYVEFLEVEAVQEALLLNESELHGRQLKVTVKRTNVPGMKQFHPRRSNPYMGFPPRGAHMPPYFFSPYGYGKVPRYRMPMRYSPYN